The following proteins come from a genomic window of Campylobacter coli 76339:
- a CDS encoding Thiamine-monophosphate kinase translates to MSKEDFIIKAFLNEKNGDDGAIVDKWCLSKDLFFENVHFKREWLTLEQIATKAMLVNISDAIVMNAKPKYALLGLALPNSLSKDEIKALQKGFLKTAKKFDIKIIGGDTISNDKIDISITIISKIKNKAVFRKGLKKGHLLAHTGVLGKSLKGLEILQNGGTLNSNHVFIKPKLKPDFFYEIAPFISCAMDISDGLSKDLSRLLAQNKCGISWFKTLDDYTLYSGEEYEILFAFDEKERSKIEKIAKKHGVKLNIFGKAVKGKYEFSGREHHF, encoded by the coding sequence ATGGTGTTTGAGTAAGGATTTGTTTTTTGAAAATGTGCATTTTAAAAGAGAATGGCTGACTTTAGAACAAATTGCTACAAAAGCAATGCTGGTAAATATTTCAGATGCTATCGTGATGAATGCTAAGCCAAAATACGCACTTTTAGGACTTGCTTTGCCAAATAGCCTTAGTAAAGATGAGATTAAAGCCTTGCAAAAAGGTTTTTTAAAAACGGCTAAAAAATTTGATATCAAAATCATAGGCGGCGATACGATTAGTAATGATAAGATTGATATTAGTATTACTATCATTTCCAAAATAAAAAATAAGGCTGTTTTTAGAAAAGGACTAAAAAAAGGACATTTGCTTGCTCATACAGGAGTTTTAGGCAAGAGTTTAAAAGGGCTTGAAATTTTGCAAAATGGTGGCACTTTAAATTCAAATCATGTCTTTATAAAACCAAAATTAAAGCCTGATTTTTTTTATGAAATCGCACCTTTTATATCTTGTGCTATGGATATTTCAGATGGTTTGAGTAAAGATTTATCAAGGCTTTTAGCGCAAAATAAATGTGGTATTTCTTGGTTTAAAACACTTGATGATTATACGCTTTATAGTGGGGAAGAATATGAAATTTTATTTGCATTTGATGAAAAAGAGCGTTCAAAGATAGAAAAAATCGCAAAAAAACATGGCGTAAAACTCAATATTTTTGGAAAAGCAGTGAAAGGAAAATATGAATTTAGCGGAAGAGAACACCATTTTTAA
- a CDS encoding tRNA pseudouridine 13 synthase: MNLAEENTIFKPLYSLKHSPINAYFSKNSDDFVVRERPLYEFSGKGEHLILHINKKDLSTSEALRILSELSGVKMRDFGYAGLKDKQGSTFQYLSMPKKFENFLANFSHPKLKILETFVHENKLRIGHLKGNSFFIRLKKVLPSDALKLEQALINLDKQGFANYFGYQRFGKFGDNYKEGLEILRGKKMKNVKMKEFLISAFQSELFNRYLSKRVELSHFANDFSEKELAQIYSISKEEAKELKKQEQFFKLLKGEVLGHYPFGKCFLCEDLNTELERFKARDISAMGLLIGAKAYEAGQGLALNLENEIFKDALEFKAKMQGSRRFMWSYLEDVKWRYDEQKAHFCMEFFLQKGSYATVVLEEILHKNLFE, from the coding sequence ATGAATTTAGCGGAAGAGAACACCATTTTTAAGCCTTTGTATAGTTTAAAACACAGTCCTATTAACGCGTATTTTAGTAAAAATAGTGATGATTTTGTGGTGCGTGAAAGGCCTTTGTATGAATTTAGTGGCAAGGGCGAACATCTTATCTTGCATATCAATAAAAAAGATTTAAGTACTAGTGAAGCTTTAAGAATTTTAAGTGAGTTAAGCGGGGTTAAGATGCGTGATTTTGGCTATGCTGGGCTTAAAGACAAGCAAGGCTCTACTTTTCAATATCTTTCTATGCCTAAAAAATTCGAGAATTTTTTGGCTAATTTTTCCCATCCTAAGCTTAAAATTTTAGAAACTTTTGTTCATGAAAATAAATTAAGAATAGGCCATTTAAAAGGAAATTCTTTTTTTATACGCTTAAAAAAAGTTTTACCTAGCGATGCTTTAAAGCTAGAGCAGGCCTTAATCAATTTGGATAAACAGGGTTTTGCAAATTATTTTGGTTATCAACGCTTTGGAAAATTTGGGGACAATTACAAAGAAGGGCTTGAAATTTTACGCGGCAAAAAGATGAAAAATGTCAAAATGAAGGAGTTTTTAATCTCTGCCTTTCAAAGTGAGCTTTTTAATCGTTATTTGAGCAAAAGAGTGGAGTTATCGCATTTTGCAAATGATTTTAGTGAAAAAGAATTAGCACAAATTTATAGCATCTCCAAAGAAGAAGCTAAGGAACTTAAAAAACAAGAGCAGTTTTTTAAGCTTTTAAAAGGCGAAGTTTTAGGGCATTACCCTTTTGGAAAATGCTTTTTATGCGAGGATTTAAATACCGAGCTTGAACGCTTTAAGGCAAGAGATATCAGTGCTATGGGACTTTTAATCGGTGCTAAAGCCTACGAAGCAGGTCAAGGACTGGCTTTAAATTTGGAAAATGAAATTTTTAAAGACGCTTTGGAATTTAAAGCTAAAATGCAAGGCTCAAGACGCTTTATGTGGTCGTATTTAGAAGATGTTAAATGGCGTTATGATGAGCAAAAAGCTCATTTTTGCATGGAATTTTTCTTACAAAAAGGCTCTTATGCTACCGTAGTTTTAGAAGAGATCTTACATAAAAATTTATTTGAGTGA
- a CDS encoding Ribosomal protein S12p Asp88 (E. coli) methylthiotransferase, whose product MSKLYLMSLGCNKNLVDSEIMLGRLSAYELCDEPSKADVLIVNTCGFIDSAKKESINAILDLHEQRKKDSLLVVTGCLMQRYREELMKELPEVDLFTGVGDYERIDEMILKKTNLFSNSTYLQGESSKRIITGSNSHAFIKIAEGCNQKCSFCAIPSFKGKLKSREISSIIAELKDLVARGYKDFSFIAQDTSSYLFDKGEKDGLIRLIDKVEKIEGIKAARILYLYPTSASEALIKRIIASKIFVNYFDMPLQHISDNMLKIMKRGANSTRLKEMLNLMKSAPDSFLRTGFIVGHPGESDADFEELCEFIKDFGFDRVSVFAYSKEEDTAAFDMEQVPFKVINKRLKTIEKIVDEVIEKSFEKEVGQKRLVVCTGESSEGEFFIAAKDLRWDREIDGEILINESECGNLEMGQIYECEIIQNVDKKLIAKALRKIDAN is encoded by the coding sequence ATGTCAAAACTTTATCTTATGTCTTTAGGTTGTAATAAAAATTTGGTCGATAGCGAGATTATGCTAGGGCGTCTTAGTGCTTACGAGCTTTGTGATGAGCCAAGTAAGGCTGATGTTTTAATCGTAAATACCTGTGGCTTTATAGATAGTGCAAAAAAAGAAAGTATCAATGCGATTTTAGATTTACATGAACAAAGAAAAAAAGATTCGCTTTTGGTTGTAACGGGTTGTTTGATGCAGCGTTACCGTGAAGAGCTTATGAAAGAACTTCCTGAAGTTGATCTTTTTACTGGTGTGGGTGATTATGAAAGAATCGATGAAATGATACTTAAAAAAACCAATTTATTTTCCAATTCGACTTATTTGCAGGGCGAAAGCTCCAAACGCATCATCACAGGATCTAATTCGCATGCTTTTATAAAAATCGCTGAAGGTTGTAATCAAAAATGTTCTTTTTGTGCGATCCCAAGTTTTAAGGGTAAGTTAAAATCGCGTGAAATTTCTAGCATTATAGCCGAGCTTAAGGATTTGGTGGCTAGGGGTTATAAGGATTTTTCTTTTATCGCACAAGATACGAGTTCTTATTTGTTTGATAAGGGTGAAAAAGATGGACTTATACGCTTGATTGATAAGGTAGAAAAGATCGAGGGTATTAAAGCGGCTAGAATTTTATATCTTTATCCTACAAGTGCGAGCGAAGCTTTGATCAAACGCATTATAGCTTCTAAAATTTTTGTAAATTATTTTGATATGCCTTTACAACACATTAGCGACAATATGCTTAAGATTATGAAACGCGGAGCAAATAGCACAAGACTTAAGGAAATGTTAAATTTGATGAAAAGTGCACCTGATAGCTTTTTGCGTACGGGTTTTATCGTAGGACATCCAGGTGAAAGCGATGCGGATTTTGAGGAACTTTGCGAATTTATCAAAGATTTTGGTTTTGATAGAGTGAGTGTTTTTGCGTATTCTAAAGAAGAAGATACGGCTGCTTTTGATATGGAGCAAGTGCCTTTTAAAGTGATCAATAAAAGACTTAAAACCATAGAAAAAATTGTAGATGAAGTCATAGAAAAAAGCTTTGAAAAAGAAGTAGGACAAAAGCGCTTAGTTGTTTGTACAGGTGAGAGTAGTGAGGGTGAGTTTTTTATCGCAGCTAAAGATTTAAGATGGGATAGAGAGATTGATGGAGAAATTCTTATCAATGAAAGCGAATGTGGAAATTTGGAAATGGGACAAATTTATGAATGCGAAATCATTCAAAATGTTGATAAAAAGCTCATAGCCAAGGCTTTAAGAAAAATAGATGCAAATTAA
- a CDS encoding tRNA(Ile)-lysidine synthetase has product MQIKDEILSFLKKGRNLLAFSYGSDSSALFHFLVQKKIDFDLVMINYKTRKNSDLEEQKAKELALEFRKKIFLKSAPVIKGNFEKEARDFRYDFFEKICLEQNYDKLILAHHLNDQLEWFLMQLSRGAGLTEILGMQEYEKRRNYILLRPLLFTSKDEILSYLKENDIFYFQDESNENEKYFRNYIRKNFSNAFVSKFHQGLKRSFFYLNEDRKKLYDLESIKEIQGLMICPKNESLIARAVKMKGLLLSAAQRKEFVKGDCVLGGKIGIVYKDGKVIVFKYETCQKLPKEFKEACRIAKIPRLLRAYLYNHKIDISVLSF; this is encoded by the coding sequence ATGCAAATTAAAGATGAAATTCTATCCTTTTTAAAAAAAGGTAGAAATTTACTTGCTTTTTCTTATGGAAGTGATTCTAGCGCGCTTTTTCACTTTTTAGTGCAAAAAAAGATTGATTTTGATCTTGTGATGATTAATTATAAAACACGAAAAAATAGCGACTTAGAAGAGCAAAAAGCTAAGGAGCTTGCCTTGGAATTTCGTAAAAAAATTTTTCTAAAAAGCGCTCCTGTGATAAAGGGGAATTTTGAAAAAGAAGCTAGGGATTTTCGTTATGATTTTTTTGAAAAAATATGTCTTGAGCAAAATTATGACAAGCTTATCTTAGCTCATCATCTCAATGATCAATTGGAATGGTTTTTAATGCAGCTTTCTCGTGGGGCGGGTTTGACTGAAATTTTAGGTATGCAAGAGTATGAAAAGCGTCGAAACTACATACTTTTACGCCCTTTACTTTTTACGAGTAAGGATGAAATTTTAAGTTATTTAAAAGAGAATGATATTTTTTATTTTCAAGATGAGAGCAATGAGAATGAAAAATATTTTAGAAATTATATAAGAAAAAATTTTTCCAATGCCTTTGTGAGTAAATTTCATCAAGGCTTAAAAAGAAGTTTTTTTTATCTTAATGAGGATAGAAAAAAACTCTATGATTTAGAATCTATAAAAGAAATTCAAGGTCTTATGATTTGCCCTAAAAATGAAAGTTTGATTGCTAGGGCTGTAAAAATGAAAGGTTTGCTTTTAAGTGCAGCACAAAGAAAAGAATTTGTAAAGGGTGATTGTGTTTTAGGTGGAAAAATAGGCATTGTTTATAAGGATGGAAAGGTTATTGTTTTTAAATATGAAACTTGTCAAAAATTGCCTAAGGAATTTAAAGAAGCTTGTAGAATCGCTAAAATACCAAGACTTTTAAGAGCTTATTTATACAATCACAAAATTGATATTTCAGTTCTTAGCTTCTAA
- a CDS encoding Probable integral membrane protein Cj1452 has protein sequence MRILKLAIKDFFSLQFLKFALIPLTFSFILMIFLAVFGFSFLLDYFNSLFSVGEDSFWAWFYALHFVQILITLISVLFSGFVIIFASVFLALFITSFFTPLIVKKINNKYYHHEAQSISNAFIFFEIFKIFLKFIGIFLLCTLALFLPFINLFVYYLAFYYLFHKLLMLDITSSVLDKENFKIFNTQASAFEFKFSTLCFFLLSSIPLLGIFLQVFFVIFLTHLAYQRILKLEAKN, from the coding sequence TTGAGAATTTTAAAACTTGCGATTAAGGATTTTTTCTCACTTCAATTTTTGAAATTTGCCTTAATTCCGCTTACTTTTAGTTTTATTTTGATGATTTTTTTGGCAGTTTTTGGCTTTTCTTTTTTGCTTGATTATTTTAATTCTTTATTTAGCGTTGGAGAAGACTCGTTTTGGGCATGGTTTTATGCTCTTCATTTTGTTCAAATCTTAATTACGCTTATAAGTGTTTTATTTTCGGGCTTTGTTATAATTTTTGCATCAGTTTTTCTAGCTCTTTTTATTACTTCTTTTTTTACGCCTCTTATCGTAAAAAAAATCAATAACAAATACTACCATCACGAGGCACAAAGCATTTCAAATGCATTTATATTTTTTGAAATTTTCAAAATATTTTTAAAATTTATAGGAATTTTTTTACTTTGCACCTTGGCTTTATTTTTGCCTTTTATCAATCTTTTTGTGTACTATCTTGCTTTTTATTATCTATTTCACAAGCTTTTAATGCTTGATATAACGAGTTCTGTTTTAGATAAAGAAAATTTTAAAATTTTTAACACCCAAGCGTCTGCCTTTGAATTTAAATTCAGTACTTTATGTTTTTTCCTGCTCTCATCCATTCCGCTTTTAGGGATTTTTTTGCAAGTATTTTTTGTGATTTTTTTGACACATTTAGCTTATCAAAGAATTTTAAAATTAGAAGCTAAGAACTGA
- a CDS encoding Dimeric dUTPase, producing the protein MKNVEILENMLKLQQKLNDETNGLNWEEGYTKEGKLISWRRCIYMECAELIDSFAWKHWKNISSPTHWENVRIEIVDIWHFILSLLLEECTNKKDKNFQAIANEIISVSVFQDFCKEEGNPNENDIYSILNDIELIIHKCSGFGFNLGELLSNYFILAIKCGLNLEILYKTYIGKNILNIFRQNNGYKQGTYKKVWNGREDNEVLAEILEQELDFDTIYKKLEKCYQKV; encoded by the coding sequence ATGAAAAATGTTGAAATTTTAGAAAATATGCTCAAACTCCAACAAAAACTCAATGATGAAACCAACGGTTTAAATTGGGAAGAGGGTTACACCAAAGAAGGAAAGCTCATCAGTTGGAGGCGTTGCATTTATATGGAATGTGCCGAACTCATAGACTCTTTTGCTTGGAAACATTGGAAAAATATTTCAAGCCCTACCCATTGGGAAAATGTTCGCATAGAAATCGTAGATATTTGGCATTTTATCCTTAGTCTTTTACTTGAAGAATGTACAAATAAAAAAGATAAAAATTTTCAAGCCATAGCAAATGAAATCATCTCAGTTAGCGTTTTCCAAGATTTTTGCAAAGAAGAAGGCAACCCTAACGAAAATGATATTTATAGCATTTTAAACGATATAGAGCTTATCATCCATAAATGCAGTGGCTTTGGATTTAATCTTGGAGAACTGCTTTCTAATTATTTTATCCTAGCAATCAAATGCGGACTTAATCTTGAAATTCTTTATAAAACCTACATAGGAAAAAATATTTTAAATATTTTTAGACAAAATAATGGCTACAAGCAAGGTACCTATAAAAAAGTTTGGAACGGGAGAGAAGATAATGAAGTTCTAGCTGAAATTTTAGAGCAAGAGCTTGATTTTGATACCATTTATAAAAAATTAGAAAAGTGTTATCAAAAGGTATAA
- a CDS encoding Putative ATP/GTP-binding protein encodes MQIDASKNQSFSMDYTTKSGKYLALSMYDNQSLSYTNDEDGKSLNLKRQYGFSFTFEGSKFTQADLDEIKNAMKEVEPMIKDFLANSKVGELKPKEIIESAMQMANVLPTPKDENHQNAIMNNFTNKLSDLLKQNQSNDKDINASMLEDSKKLLDEVLEQMRKQLEKQQEKAKEDQNNTEKGLNLYA; translated from the coding sequence ATGCAAATTGATGCGAGCAAAAATCAAAGTTTTTCAATGGATTATACAACAAAAAGTGGCAAGTACTTGGCTTTGTCTATGTATGACAATCAAAGCTTAAGCTATACCAATGATGAAGACGGTAAAAGTCTTAATTTAAAACGCCAATATGGCTTTAGTTTTACTTTTGAAGGCTCTAAATTTACCCAAGCTGATCTTGATGAGATAAAAAATGCAATGAAAGAAGTTGAACCTATGATAAAAGACTTTTTAGCAAATTCTAAAGTGGGAGAATTAAAGCCAAAAGAAATCATAGAATCAGCAATGCAAATGGCCAATGTATTACCAACGCCAAAGGATGAAAATCATCAAAATGCCATCATGAATAATTTCACAAATAAACTTAGCGATTTGCTCAAACAAAATCAAAGCAATGATAAGGATATCAATGCATCCATGCTTGAAGATAGCAAAAAGCTACTAGATGAAGTGTTAGAGCAAATGAGAAAGCAACTTGAAAAACAGCAAGAAAAAGCTAAAGAAGATCAAAATAATACAGAAAAAGGTTTAAATCTTTACGCTTAA
- a CDS encoding Hypothetical UPF0306 protein Cj1449c → MDERILEFIKNEQLLSWAMNDEKSVYIANAFYAFDEENLAFVIASHEDTKHIKLASENPNIALNIAKESKIAFLKGIQAKAKFKSASKEQIKIYFSKFPFAKLNKSAKIYALELEWLKFTNNALGLSKKLEFYKK, encoded by the coding sequence ATGGATGAAAGAATTTTAGAATTTATAAAAAATGAACAGCTTTTATCTTGGGCTATGAATGATGAAAAGAGTGTTTATATAGCTAATGCTTTTTATGCTTTCGATGAAGAAAACTTAGCTTTTGTCATCGCTTCACATGAAGATACAAAGCACATTAAATTAGCTAGCGAAAATCCTAATATAGCACTAAATATAGCCAAAGAAAGTAAAATAGCCTTTTTAAAAGGTATCCAAGCCAAGGCCAAATTTAAAAGTGCAAGCAAGGAGCAAATAAAAATTTATTTTTCAAAATTTCCTTTTGCAAAATTGAATAAAAGTGCAAAAATTTATGCTTTAGAGCTTGAGTGGCTCAAATTTACAAATAATGCTTTAGGGCTTAGTAAAAAGCTTGAATTTTATAAAAAATAA
- a CDS encoding Capsular polysaccharide ABC transporter, permease protein KpsM, with protein sequence MLNVIHALFFRELKTRFGKNKYLGYFWVVGEPMSVILILTTIVTVIREYHHQLMPEGISIFMFLISGIVPYFMFRSIVTQLMNGIGANLALFAYKPVKPIHVFIARTLLEFCIYFVIFVVVLFIAGWFFRLEVIPRHFLSVMICIFLLMCSGFALGMVFAIIGYFLEPLRTLLNYFSIVFYWSSGVIFPTWLMPKPLLDIFYYNPLLHIMELLRFNFFENYPLQVDYTYTYPIFCIICTSFMGLFLYYYNRQALTAVRRT encoded by the coding sequence ATGTTAAATGTAATTCACGCTTTATTTTTTAGAGAGTTAAAAACTAGATTTGGTAAAAATAAATATCTAGGTTATTTTTGGGTTGTAGGCGAACCCATGAGTGTGATCTTGATACTTACCACTATAGTTACTGTTATTAGGGAATATCATCATCAGCTTATGCCTGAGGGAATTTCTATTTTTATGTTTTTGATTTCAGGTATAGTTCCTTATTTTATGTTTAGAAGCATAGTCACCCAACTTATGAATGGCATAGGAGCAAATTTAGCTCTTTTTGCTTATAAGCCTGTAAAGCCTATACATGTATTTATTGCTAGAACTTTACTTGAGTTTTGTATTTATTTTGTTATATTTGTTGTAGTATTGTTTATAGCGGGTTGGTTTTTTAGACTAGAAGTTATTCCTAGGCATTTTCTAAGTGTGATGATTTGTATATTTTTACTTATGTGTTCAGGTTTTGCTTTGGGTATGGTTTTTGCCATTATTGGATATTTTTTAGAACCTTTAAGGACTTTACTGAATTATTTTAGTATAGTATTTTATTGGAGTTCGGGTGTTATTTTTCCCACTTGGCTTATGCCAAAACCTCTGCTTGATATCTTCTATTATAATCCTTTGCTTCATATTATGGAGCTTTTAAGATTTAATTTTTTTGAAAATTATCCCTTGCAGGTTGATTATACTTATACTTATCCTATATTTTGCATTATATGTACTTCTTTTATGGGACTTTTTTTATATTATTACAATAGGCAAGCTCTAACAGCAGTGAGAAGAACATGA
- a CDS encoding Capsular polysaccharide ABC transporter, ATP-binding protein KpsT: protein MIKVLNLTKSYPLFNGGRHYVFKDFTFEFPENCSIGLMGRNGAGKSTLMKLLSGSELPDRGKIITNKKFSWPLGLSGAFQGSLTARDNAKFVARVYGYKGEELYEKVKFVEDFAELGKFFDEPMNTYSSGMSARIAFGLSMAFDFDYYLIDEAGAVGDPKFREKSHRIYKERLSQSKVIMVSHNVAEIKEWCDKIIFMENGKATVYDDVDEGIAVYQGKK, encoded by the coding sequence ATGATAAAAGTTTTAAATTTAACCAAATCTTATCCTTTGTTTAATGGTGGAAGGCATTATGTTTTTAAAGATTTTACTTTTGAATTTCCTGAAAATTGTAGCATAGGCTTAATGGGTAGAAATGGTGCAGGAAAATCCACTCTGATGAAGCTTTTAAGTGGTTCTGAACTTCCTGATAGGGGAAAAATCATCACTAATAAGAAATTTTCTTGGCCTTTGGGTCTAAGCGGAGCTTTTCAAGGATCTTTAACGGCTAGAGATAATGCTAAATTTGTAGCTAGGGTTTATGGCTATAAGGGTGAAGAGCTTTATGAAAAAGTCAAATTTGTAGAAGATTTTGCAGAGCTTGGCAAATTTTTTGATGAGCCTATGAATACTTATTCTTCGGGTATGAGTGCTAGGATAGCTTTTGGGCTTAGCATGGCTTTTGATTTTGATTATTATTTAATCGATGAAGCAGGAGCTGTAGGGGATCCTAAATTTAGAGAAAAAAGCCATAGAATATATAAAGAAAGATTAAGCCAATCTAAAGTAATCATGGTTTCACACAATGTAGCTGAAATTAAAGAATGGTGTGATAAAATTATTTTTATGGAAAATGGAAAAGCTACGGTTTACGATGATGTAGATGAGGGTATAGCTGTCTATCAAGGAAAAAAATAA
- a CDS encoding Capsular polysaccharide export system inner membrane protein KpsE, translating into MIKTNTFFNKIKDLSIFDSFKMVWILMIFVVIYYVLIAADRYVSTIAMSVKSTTGSTQASGVLSLLTATSNTNEDIKFLQGYIESLDMLKILDEKIHLKRLYDEQYIDLFYSLSSSSSIESYLKYYQNRVKVHIDNKTGLLNVEVEGFTPESAHLIAQTIMQESEKFINEISHKAAREQMTFAEKELAKYKERYQKTQNDLITFQNKYGVFDPLKQAEAKASLVTQLESEVAQREAKLSTMQSYMNDSAPEIVTLKAEITALKKQLVKERSKISANNSSQKLNDLAAKFQDLTIEVGFAQSAYEAALKAYESARIEALRKIKQLVIIQTPDMPQSAKYPERIYNILTAFIVLSLIFGVIKFVKMIIEEHKY; encoded by the coding sequence ATGATAAAAACAAATACATTTTTTAATAAAATTAAAGATTTAAGTATTTTTGATTCTTTTAAGATGGTATGGATTTTAATGATTTTTGTGGTTATTTATTATGTTTTAATTGCCGCAGATCGCTATGTGAGTACTATCGCCATGAGTGTGAAATCAACCACTGGAAGTACTCAAGCAAGCGGTGTTTTATCGCTTCTAACTGCGACTTCTAATACGAATGAGGATATCAAGTTTTTACAAGGTTATATAGAATCGCTTGATATGTTGAAAATTCTAGATGAAAAAATTCATCTAAAACGACTTTATGATGAACAATATATCGACCTATTTTACAGCTTATCAAGCTCCAGTTCTATAGAAAGTTATTTAAAATACTATCAAAACCGTGTTAAGGTACATATAGACAATAAAACGGGACTTTTAAATGTTGAAGTCGAAGGTTTTACTCCAGAATCTGCACATTTAATCGCTCAAACTATCATGCAAGAGAGTGAAAAATTTATCAATGAAATTTCACACAAAGCGGCTAGAGAACAAATGACTTTTGCCGAAAAAGAATTAGCAAAATATAAAGAACGCTATCAAAAAACACAAAATGATTTGATCACTTTTCAAAATAAATATGGGGTCTTTGATCCTTTAAAGCAAGCAGAAGCTAAAGCCAGTTTGGTGACTCAGCTTGAATCAGAAGTCGCTCAAAGAGAAGCCAAGCTTTCAACCATGCAAAGCTATATGAATGATAGCGCACCTGAAATTGTAACCCTAAAAGCTGAAATTACTGCTTTAAAAAAGCAACTCGTCAAAGAAAGATCTAAAATTTCAGCCAATAATTCCTCCCAAAAACTTAATGATTTGGCTGCTAAATTCCAAGATCTAACCATAGAAGTAGGTTTTGCTCAAAGTGCTTATGAAGCAGCTTTAAAAGCTTATGAAAGCGCAAGGATAGAAGCTTTAAGAAAGATTAAGCAATTAGTCATCATTCAAACCCCTGATATGCCTCAAAGTGCAAAATATCCTGAGAGAATTTATAATATCTTGACAGCATTTATAGTATTATCTTTGATTTTTGGGGTGATTAAATTTGTTAAAATGATTATAGAGGAGCATAAGTATTAA